Proteins found in one Enterococcus sp. 9D6_DIV0238 genomic segment:
- a CDS encoding carbohydrate ABC transporter permease produces MPKRVKKSKREINEMLQGYAFITPAILVLMVFFVISIVFAVYLSFNKVDLFTGQYTWNNFENYKNIFKDPRSIIALKNTAIFALFVVPTQTIVALVMAYILASRDIKGKKVFRMVYFLPTLTSSSALTIIFMFLFNINGPINHFLMNLGLYQSPINFLQEPAYALKVIMAMNIWSTVPYFMTIYLASLVDLPYSLYEAAEIDGANAFDKLRYITIPYLRPITTYVLLTGIIGTFQMFDQAYIFSNGSGGPNNSTLTLSLLIYQNAFGQMPTMGFAAALAVVLSIIIFIVSRIAEKLNGGNE; encoded by the coding sequence ATGCCGAAAAGAGTAAAAAAGTCTAAAAGAGAAATCAATGAGATGCTGCAAGGGTACGCTTTTATTACACCAGCTATTTTAGTATTAATGGTGTTTTTTGTCATTTCGATTGTTTTTGCGGTCTATTTATCGTTTAATAAAGTCGATTTATTTACTGGCCAATACACGTGGAATAATTTTGAAAACTATAAAAATATTTTTAAAGACCCGCGAAGTATCATTGCCTTGAAAAATACGGCGATTTTTGCGCTATTTGTTGTACCGACTCAGACCATTGTGGCGCTTGTGATGGCTTATATTCTGGCCAGTCGTGATATTAAAGGAAAAAAAGTATTTCGAATGGTATATTTTCTACCTACTTTGACCAGTTCAAGTGCATTGACGATCATCTTTATGTTTCTTTTCAATATCAACGGACCGATCAATCATTTTTTGATGAATTTAGGTCTCTATCAATCACCGATAAACTTCTTACAAGAGCCTGCATATGCTTTGAAAGTGATCATGGCAATGAATATCTGGTCAACAGTGCCTTATTTTATGACGATCTATTTAGCTTCATTAGTGGATCTTCCATACTCGCTCTACGAAGCAGCAGAAATCGATGGAGCGAATGCTTTTGACAAGCTACGCTATATCACTATTCCGTATTTACGTCCTATCACGACTTATGTATTATTGACAGGGATCATTGGAACATTTCAGATGTTTGATCAAGCCTATATTTTCAGTAATGGTAGTGGCGGTCCGAATAACTCTACACTGACACTTAGTCTGTTGATTTATCAAAATGCCTTTGGTCAAATGCCTACGATGGGCTTTGCAGCAGCGTTAGCTGTGGTTTTATCGATCATCATATTCATCGTTAGTCGGATTGCTGAAAAACTGAATGGAGGAAACGAATGA
- a CDS encoding carbohydrate ABC transporter permease, whose protein sequence is MRKTKNQKILKMLLYVIMITYAIITFYPFVWAVAASFKPLKEIVSGGMSIFGGNFTLANYEYILGRSDNFPRWFMNSLIVSIIGTAINLFLNTMAGYALARINFPGRERIYWGMLAMLMVPAQVLLIPNYLIISSLGMKDTFAALILPAAINIGNIFMMRQFFLSFPKDVEEAATIDGLSRTGTFFRIVMPLAKPSISTQAVFVFMSFWNEFLKPMLYMTTPSKYTLTLGLQTFKSQNAGQRWDQIMPASIISIVPIIILYIIFNKYFLQGVRMDGEK, encoded by the coding sequence ATGAGAAAGACAAAGAATCAAAAAATATTGAAGATGTTACTTTATGTGATCATGATCACGTATGCAATCATCACTTTTTATCCATTTGTCTGGGCAGTCGCCGCAAGTTTCAAACCATTGAAGGAAATCGTTTCAGGCGGGATGAGCATTTTCGGCGGGAACTTCACACTGGCTAATTATGAGTATATTTTAGGGCGAAGCGATAATTTTCCTCGCTGGTTCATGAACTCACTGATCGTTTCGATCATCGGAACAGCGATCAATTTGTTTTTAAATACGATGGCGGGCTATGCATTAGCACGGATCAATTTCCCAGGTCGAGAACGGATCTATTGGGGGATGTTGGCTATGTTGATGGTACCGGCTCAAGTATTGCTGATTCCTAATTATTTGATTATTTCTAGTTTAGGAATGAAGGATACTTTTGCTGCATTGATTTTACCTGCGGCGATCAATATCGGGAATATTTTTATGATGCGGCAATTCTTTTTGAGCTTTCCTAAAGATGTGGAAGAAGCGGCAACCATTGATGGACTATCTCGGACGGGCACCTTTTTTAGGATCGTGATGCCGTTGGCTAAACCTAGCATTTCCACACAAGCTGTGTTTGTATTCATGAGTTTTTGGAATGAGTTTTTAAAGCCGATGCTATACATGACAACACCATCTAAATATACGCTGACTTTAGGGCTGCAAACGTTCAAATCACAAAATGCAGGACAGCGTTGGGATCAAATCATGCCGGCAAGTATTATTTCCATTGTTCCGATCATTATCTTGTATATTATTTTTAATAAATACTTCCTGCAGGGCGTTCGAATGGATGGAGAAAAATAG
- a CDS encoding glycoside hydrolase family 65 protein encodes MNDFILTLEDIGNRSVQNIETLFAQANGALGVRASLPIKAKESTPGIFLNAFYESHDIVYGENAYGYAKQHQTMVNLFDLRSIELSIDDVSEFLLVDQSVALDMKKGILKETYLYQTKEGKTIEYRLESFTSHFDRTVYAQKIDLKALNFSGEVEVSKKAQKISTKQGEDFDPRIKDASVELIQTGNKYTAPNSGLSFYTHFDSYDKKQYVEEGQTLSFTQLYQISREAEFTSPSYEELEAKQIAIFADFWAISDIEIDGDRHLQKGIRFNLYHLFNSAGRDGHSNFCAKGLTGEGYEGHYFWDTEMYLLPFFIYTQPEIAKSLLSYRVNILPKAQARAKELGFKGALFAWRTINGEETSAYYPAGTAQVHINADIAFAFELYEKVTGDTAFIDENCELIFETARFWLDYGFMSKRGFEIHEVTGPDEYTALVNNNYYTNKMAQNHLYYAARLAKKLKKYEKEAVEWFDSAEKMYIGFDQALQITQQDDSFLMKEPWDFEHTPKDRYPLLLHFHPMKIYKHQVLKQADTILAHMLFDTPIEQIARDFDFYEPLTTHDSSLSKAIYGVVASKLGRSELAYRFFKEAAIMDLEDFQGNASHGIHAANMGGSWLGLIYGFAGLSVENGEVTTKNHLPKEIKSLKFTVTIRGVKQQLVIDSYKK; translated from the coding sequence ATGAATGATTTTATTTTAACGTTAGAGGATATTGGAAATAGATCGGTTCAAAATATCGAAACACTTTTTGCGCAGGCCAACGGAGCTTTAGGTGTACGTGCAAGTCTTCCGATAAAAGCAAAAGAAAGTACACCAGGCATCTTTTTAAATGCTTTCTATGAAAGTCACGACATTGTTTATGGTGAGAATGCTTATGGTTATGCGAAGCAGCATCAAACAATGGTCAATTTATTTGATCTACGAAGCATTGAGTTGTCGATCGATGATGTAAGTGAGTTTTTGTTGGTCGATCAGTCTGTAGCATTAGATATGAAAAAAGGGATCCTTAAAGAAACATATCTCTATCAGACAAAAGAAGGGAAAACGATCGAGTATCGTCTTGAAAGCTTCACCAGTCACTTTGATCGAACGGTCTATGCTCAAAAAATCGATCTGAAAGCACTAAATTTTTCAGGAGAAGTCGAAGTGTCCAAAAAAGCACAAAAGATTTCTACTAAACAGGGCGAGGACTTTGATCCAAGGATCAAAGATGCTAGTGTGGAACTGATTCAAACAGGAAATAAATATACTGCTCCGAATAGTGGGCTGAGTTTCTATACACATTTTGATTCATATGATAAAAAGCAATACGTAGAGGAAGGTCAAACACTTTCGTTTACTCAACTGTACCAGATTTCTCGTGAGGCTGAGTTTACTTCTCCTAGCTATGAAGAGCTAGAAGCAAAACAAATTGCAATTTTCGCCGACTTTTGGGCAATCTCTGATATCGAGATCGATGGAGATCGTCACTTACAAAAAGGGATTCGTTTTAATTTGTATCATCTTTTCAATTCTGCCGGACGAGATGGACATAGTAATTTTTGTGCGAAGGGATTAACAGGAGAAGGGTATGAGGGACACTATTTTTGGGATACAGAGATGTACTTACTGCCTTTTTTTATCTACACACAACCAGAGATCGCCAAAAGTTTACTGAGTTATCGCGTGAATATTTTACCAAAAGCGCAGGCACGAGCAAAAGAGCTGGGATTTAAAGGAGCATTGTTTGCTTGGCGTACGATCAATGGTGAGGAAACATCCGCTTATTATCCAGCAGGAACAGCACAAGTCCATATTAATGCAGACATCGCTTTTGCCTTTGAACTCTATGAAAAAGTGACGGGAGATACAGCGTTTATTGACGAAAATTGTGAGCTGATCTTTGAAACAGCTAGATTTTGGCTGGACTATGGCTTCATGTCTAAACGCGGCTTTGAAATCCATGAGGTAACAGGTCCGGATGAATATACGGCTTTGGTGAATAATAATTATTATACGAACAAAATGGCGCAAAATCATCTATATTACGCTGCTAGGCTTGCAAAAAAATTAAAGAAGTATGAAAAAGAAGCAGTAGAGTGGTTTGATTCAGCCGAGAAAATGTATATTGGTTTTGATCAAGCACTGCAAATCACTCAACAGGACGATAGCTTTTTAATGAAAGAACCTTGGGACTTTGAGCATACACCTAAAGATCGATATCCACTACTGCTGCATTTTCATCCTATGAAAATCTACAAACATCAAGTCTTGAAACAGGCGGATACGATTTTAGCGCATATGTTATTTGATACACCTATTGAGCAAATTGCGCGAGATTTTGATTTTTATGAGCCATTGACGACGCATGATAGTTCATTATCAAAGGCGATTTATGGTGTTGTTGCAAGTAAGCTTGGACGTAGCGAATTGGCGTATCGATTTTTCAAAGAAGCAGCGATTATGGATCTAGAGGATTTTCAAGGGAATGCTAGCCATGGGATCCATGCAGCGAATATGGGTGGTTCTTGGTTAGGATTGATTTATGGTTTTGCGGGTCTATCAGTTGAAAATGGAGAAGTTACAACTAAAAATCATTTACCTAAAGAAATAAAATCACTGAAATTTACGGTCACGATTCGAGGAGTAAAGCAGCAACTTGTGATCGATTCGTATAAAAAATAA
- the gtfA gene encoding sucrose phosphorylase, which yields MTIENKTMLITYADSLGNDLNELTLVMENYFKNAIGGIHLLPFFPSTGDRGFAPKDYTVVYSAFGTWSEIEALGEKYYLMFDFMINHISRESIFFQDFKQKHEASKYKEMFIRIKEFFPENRPTAEDIDLIYKRKDKAPFQEVHFADGSSEEVWNTFGEEQIDLDVTKEVTKEFIRATIKDMATHGCSLIRLDAFAYAIKKLETNDFFVEPDIWALLDEVRIEAEQYGIELLPEIHEHYSIQFKIAEHDYFIYDFALPMLMLHAIYSGKTHRLAAWLKQSPMKQFTTLDTHDGIGVVDAKDLLSDQELAYTSEKLYEVGANVKKIYSSASYNNLDIYQINSTYYSALGEQDDSYLLARVLQIFAPGIPQVYYVGLLAGQNDIQLLEATKEGRNINRHYYTMEEIAEEVQRPVVKKLLSILTFRNEQPAFDLDGSIEVTTPSEHTIEIERKNQAQNERVKLVADLKTKEFMIYHNSKKVLF from the coding sequence GTGACTATTGAAAATAAAACCATGCTGATCACTTATGCGGATAGTTTAGGAAATGATTTAAACGAACTAACACTTGTGATGGAGAACTATTTCAAAAACGCAATCGGAGGGATCCATTTATTGCCGTTCTTTCCTTCAACAGGCGATCGAGGCTTTGCGCCAAAAGATTATACAGTTGTTTATTCTGCGTTTGGAACGTGGAGTGAAATCGAAGCTTTAGGAGAAAAGTACTATTTGATGTTTGATTTTATGATCAATCATATTTCTCGTGAGTCTATTTTTTTCCAAGATTTCAAACAAAAGCATGAAGCATCAAAATATAAAGAGATGTTTATTCGAATCAAAGAATTCTTTCCGGAAAATCGTCCGACTGCTGAAGATATCGACTTGATATACAAGCGAAAGGACAAAGCACCTTTTCAGGAAGTACATTTCGCTGACGGCAGCAGTGAAGAGGTTTGGAATACATTTGGAGAAGAACAGATCGATCTAGATGTCACAAAAGAAGTCACGAAAGAATTTATTCGAGCGACGATCAAAGATATGGCAACACATGGCTGTTCTTTGATTCGTCTAGATGCCTTTGCATATGCTATCAAGAAACTAGAGACGAATGATTTTTTTGTTGAACCTGATATTTGGGCGCTGCTTGATGAAGTTCGTATAGAAGCAGAGCAATACGGGATCGAGCTTCTACCAGAGATCCATGAACATTATTCGATCCAATTCAAAATCGCTGAGCATGACTATTTCATCTATGATTTTGCATTACCGATGCTCATGCTGCATGCGATCTATAGTGGGAAAACGCACCGTTTAGCTGCTTGGTTGAAGCAAAGTCCGATGAAGCAGTTCACCACATTAGATACCCATGACGGCATTGGAGTAGTGGATGCCAAAGATTTATTGAGCGATCAAGAATTAGCGTACACATCTGAAAAGCTCTATGAAGTAGGGGCAAATGTAAAAAAAATCTACTCGTCAGCCAGCTATAATAATTTGGACATTTATCAAATCAACAGCACCTATTACAGCGCATTAGGAGAACAGGATGATAGCTATTTACTAGCACGTGTCCTGCAGATATTTGCACCAGGCATTCCTCAGGTGTATTATGTTGGGTTACTTGCAGGGCAAAATGATATTCAACTCCTAGAAGCAACCAAAGAAGGGCGAAATATCAATCGTCATTATTATACGATGGAAGAAATTGCAGAAGAAGTGCAACGACCAGTGGTAAAAAAGCTGCTGAGCATATTAACTTTTCGGAATGAGCAGCCGGCATTTGATCTAGATGGATCGATCGAAGTGACGACACCGTCAGAGCATACGATCGAAATTGAACGCAAGAATCAAGCACAAAATGAACGTGTGAAGCTAGTTGCTGATCTAAAAACGAAAGAATTTATGATTTATCATAATAGTAAAAAAGTTTTATTTTAA
- a CDS encoding ATP-binding protein, with product MEVILLMGLQASGKSTFYKRYFSDSHLRLNLDMLNTRYKEKQLLSTCLEISQSVVIDNTNPTKLDRQRYFQLAGRADVTFIGYYFQSKLAECLKRNQQRTGQAHLPEIALKATAAKLELPDFDEGFSQLYYVTQTADQGFDIKEWENEI from the coding sequence ATGGAAGTCATCTTGTTAATGGGGCTTCAAGCTAGTGGAAAAAGTACTTTTTACAAGAGGTATTTTTCAGATAGTCATTTACGATTAAACTTAGATATGCTAAATACACGTTATAAGGAAAAGCAACTACTTTCGACCTGTCTAGAAATTAGCCAGTCTGTAGTTATCGATAATACCAATCCAACGAAACTTGATCGTCAGCGTTATTTCCAACTTGCTGGTCGAGCGGATGTCACGTTTATTGGCTACTATTTCCAATCAAAGCTAGCGGAGTGTTTAAAACGAAACCAGCAGAGAACTGGTCAGGCACATTTACCTGAAATAGCTTTGAAAGCCACTGCGGCCAAGCTTGAATTACCTGATTTTGATGAAGGTTTTTCACAACTTTATTATGTTACTCAGACAGCTGATCAAGGATTTGATATAAAGGAGTGGGAGAATGAAATTTAG